In Chaetodon auriga isolate fChaAug3 chromosome 7, fChaAug3.hap1, whole genome shotgun sequence, a genomic segment contains:
- the serpine2 gene encoding glia-derived nexin, with protein sequence MERLSLLCLVALVTLYGHEGVLCQAPSYGERGSDLGIQVFQQVVRSKPLENVVLSPHGVASILGMLLPGAHGETRKQVLNALRYKKNGPYKMLKKLHKTLTAKANQDAVLIANGMFSQEGFPMEEAFVATNKANFQCESRSLDFSNPQGAADEINAWVNNKTKGHIPSLIKADMLDSALTRLVAVNSIYFKGLWKSRFQPENTKMRPFNGGNGNVYKVPMMSQLSVFNIGLATTPQGLKYKVIELPYHGNTISMLIVLPSEEDTPLSRVVPHISTATVQSWTKLMHMRKVRLLIPKFTTDAEVDLKEPLSALGITDMFSENKADFRHLCAEPVHVSTALQKAKIVVNEDGTKAAAATTAILLARSSPPWVTVDRPFLFLIRHNPTGTVLFMGQINQP encoded by the exons ATGGAGCGTCTCTCGTTATTATGCCTGGTTGCGCTGGTGACCTTGTATGGCCATGAGGGTGTGCTGTGCCAGGCTCCATCCTATGGCGAACGGGGCTCTGATCTCGGCATACAGGTGTTTCAGCAAGTGGTCCGCTCCAAGCCACTGGAAAATGTGGTGCTTTCTCCCCACGGGGTAGCTTCCATCCTTGGGATGTTGCTACCAGGAGCCCATGGAGAGACCCGGAAGCAGGTTCTCAATGCGCTGCGTTACAAGAAGAATG GGCCATACAAGATGTTGAAGAAGCTGCACAAGACCTTGACAGCGAAGGCCAACCAGGATGCTGTGCTGATTGCCAATGGCATGTTCAGCCAGGAGGGCTTCCCCATGGAGGAGGCCTTTGTAGCCACCAACAAAGCCAACTTCCAGTGTGAGAGCAGGAGCCTGGACTTCAGCAACCCCCAGGGAGCAGCAGATGAAATCAATGCATGGGTCAACAATAAGACCAAAG GTCACATCCCCAGCTTGATCAAAGCAGACATGCTGGACTCGGCTCTGACCCGTCTGGTCGCTGTCAACTCAATCTACTTCAAAGGCTTATGGAAGTCCCGCTTCCAGCCCGAGAACACCAAGATGAGGCCCTTCAATGGGGGCAATGGAAATGTATATAAAGTTCCAATGATGTCCCAGCTGTCGGTTTTCAACATCG GATTGGCCACTACGCCTCAGGGACTGAAGTATAAGGTGATTGAGCTGCCCTATCACGGCAACACCATCAGCATGCTGATTGTCCTGCCCTCTGAAGAGGACACGCCTCTGTCCCGCGTTGTCCCACACATCAGCACAGCCACGGTGCAGAGCTGGACCAAACTGATGCACATGAGAAAAGTGCGCCTGCTCATCCCCAA gTTTACGACTGATGCGGAGGTGGATTTGAAAGAGCCCCTTTCAGCGCTGGGAATAACAGACATGTTCAGCGAGAACAAAGCTGACTTCAGACATCTCT GTGCCGAGCCTGTGCATGTGTCCACGGCGCTCCAGAAAGCCAAAATCGTGGTGAATGAAGATGgaacaaaagcagcagctgccacTA CTGCCATTTTGCTGGCTCGGTCCTCTCCACCTTGGGTCACAGTGGACAgacctttcctcttcctcatcagacATAACCCAACAG